The nucleotide sequence TGATGTTGGGATGGACAACACTGATGTGCTGAATGCTCTGGAGTATCTTCATGTAACGGGGGAGATCCTCTTCTACAGGCACATCCGGGGTATGGAGGATAAGGTGTTTCAGGACCCCGGCATCATTCTGAAGCTTTTAAAGCAACTGTTTCGACATGACATGGCCCAGCATCTACAGAAGGCAGAAAAGTTAATGCCCACGGACAGGCAGAAGTTTCTGGAGGAAGGTGTTGTTAGTAAAGAGTTCGTTGACGCTGTTCTACCAAAGGAGGCAGAATCGTTCCAGCTTCTCCTGCCACTGATGAAACACTTCGGCCTCTGCTTCAAGAGAACTGTCACCATGATGGCTAATCTTCCCAATGCCAATGAAGGCGAGATAGCTGCACATTGGTCTGACACTGTTCAAGAAGGTACAAAGGAGGTCAAGTTAACAATGAAGTCACTCGATGTCAACAGCGGACACCCGATTGGGTTAGGAGAGTCTCTTGCCTGCCGCATGATACTGATGAGTGAGGAAGGGCGGCGCCTTGTGAAGAGGAATGCTGTTATAAACAGAATGGGAATGATGGATGTGATGTACCGCCGTTTAGATAACGAGGAAGAGAAGCGAACACAAGAAGTGCGAACCTCCGACAAGATAGTGGACGAGATCTACCTTCGCGCTGACAACAAGGAAGCCTGGCGGGGGATGAAGGAGTTGGTGAAGAAGATCAAGCCTTGTCTAGAAGAATATCAAGCAAGACTGAGCGAAGATCGCGTAACTGTAACAGGAGACAAGGAGGTAGAATCTATCCCTCTGGAGGCTTTACATAAGCATACTGGGGAGGACTTGGACAGGATTTTCCTTGGAGAGTGGGCAGAGCCTACATGGCAGCCAGGTGTATCCGGTGCTGACAAGATGAACAAGTACATGATAGGTAAGGATGGTTTGTTTCTTTTAAGGCAATAGACCGCTCAAAGCGTAGAGACTTTAATAGTAGTATaagacagatacacagacatgCAAACATTTGGCGCACCTACACCAATATTTTTAAAGGTTGCTGCAGTAAAGTTTGACCAATTGGGATCAGTCCACTTTGGCTGATGTAAAAGATGAATATATCCACACTTCGAACTTTCATGGTCTAAAATGATTAGTCACTAAAACGTTGCTGCAATAAGCAGGACTCACATTATGGTTATGTTCTCCCACAGACAATGGTCTGTATGACGTAAGTTCCAAACTCGGATACAGTTGGAGCCGTCTAGCATCTGATCTCAACCTGACAAGAATGGAGATTAACCAGATTGAGAACAACCGCGGACTGACCAGAAACACCCAGCGGGCATTCCGGGCGCTGAAGCAGTGGAGGAAGAAGTCTGGACATGGACCTCTGCACTACCTCCCTCAGCTGGTAGGGGCTCTGAAGAACATGGAGGAACTCAGCCTGGATGGGGATGTTACGGCTTTTCTACAGgtttgtacattcatgccttcTCAGTAGCAATAGATTGTATTTCTTTGCATTTTTCCTTCTACTGTAAAGATCAGTTAAGCAACCATGATGCAAGTTTTATTATTTATAACAAGCATTTTAGGTTGGTTGATCCTTGTTAGCAACACCATAGTACTTCAGCTCTATCGTGTAGAGTTATCATAatgcttttttttaaacctgGCAATATCAAACttcattgctttggttttcaTCTCACTCCTATTACTAACTGTATTAAATCCTGTTCACCTATACAGTGTTGATACAGTTATCAAATTTCGACATGACCAAAAATACGAACAACGGACAAATAAGTTCTTCTTTTAAATATTTTGGATTGTAATCTCCATGTGCTTGTTCCATGGACACAGGAATATCGTCACAACTTGCCCCAGGTGACTGTCAGTCCTGAGGAGCACATGGATATTCAAGGGGTGTTCAAATGGTAAGGTTTcttattgaattgtttttgtgaTGTTCATTATAATTATATGACGATAATACATATGCGTTTTTCATTCTATAACactattgatatatatatatatatatatatatatatatatatcacatacCATAATGTGGCCATAGATTATATTTCGTTGCAAGCAAAGAATCTTGGTGAGAAGTATTTTACATTCTCCCAACTTTCATTAACAGGTCGCTGCCTCACGAGGGCAAGTTTTACTGCCAGAACTCGGATCTCCACGTCATCACCCCCTACCCCCTGTACGTGACTAGTCGGAGCTGGTCTGCAGAACCGTGGAAGTACGAGTCAGACTGGGTACCTGTGGGGCCGCTGGTCCACTTCCAGTTCCGCTCTGACGATGCCACAGAGCCATTGGAGATTGACCAGTCAGATCAGTCAGATTATTCAGATCAGTCAGATCAGTCAGATCAGTCAGATCGGTCAGATCAGTTAGATCGGTCAGATCAGTTAGATCAGTTAGATCAGTCAGATCAGTTAGATCTCTGGTCTGCAGAACCGTGGAGGTACGGGTCAGACTGGGTACCTGCGGGGCCGCTGTTCCACTTCCAGTTCCGCGCTGACGATGCCACAGAGCCAGTGGAGATTGACTTCCCTCACATTGTCGAATTGACAGGTACAGAAGCTCTAAAACTCAATCATATCACTTTTAACAGTTCTCAGCTCTAACATCACTCTATGACTTAGGTGATAGGATGCTGGTGCACTATCACATGTTATTATTCaatatcattattgttattatcattgCAAAGTGTATTGTACTTTTCATGCTTCAttgttgaaataagttactaatTTATGTACAGTGTCAAAATGAAATTGTCTTTGTCATAAAGCAATAACAAAAACTACCAACCAGGACTTAACATTGATGTCTGGCTAAGGCAATAAAACATACATTCCAAACCAACTTAttcttgaatttaaaaaaatccaacaGATGTTGATGTGAAGGTGGCCTGCATGAATGATCGCCATAAGCACAAACTCCTCCCTGCTGAACAAGTCAAGCCCGGACATGTCACCGCTCTCTTGAGGAGAGACGCCCGGGTTGGTCCTGTGGGCAGGAGACGTGCGGTCTGCGCAGCTCTTAACATAGGTGTGTAGATACGTCGATgaaattagacatccaggtaatgaggcCAAGGCCataaatcagttactcaagcaactggatatgattttggaattttcTTGAATAACTGTTATCTTGAGTAGGTCTCAAGCTTATACCTTTACATGAACATCGCTATGCATACTAGAAGAAACATTCAGTAACAATATGGATTTGTAAACTAAGTGAGCTGTAATTGTCACTTAAGACGCAACGATTACAGGGTAGGTAAGACATGAATCAGCATGTACTTTGTCACCACCAAATGTAGAAGATGCCAGGTATGGACCCCCACACGACCTGAAGGCTCTAGAAGAGACACTGGCTACCATGGAGCAGCCTGATCTATCCAAGACTGTGCGCAGGATGTTTGTGGTAAATCTGCTTCTAAATATTTGTCATGACATATATTGACTTATCCAATGA is from Branchiostoma floridae strain S238N-H82 unplaced genomic scaffold, Bfl_VNyyK Sc7u5tJ_1548, whole genome shotgun sequence and encodes:
- the LOC118408043 gene encoding uncharacterized protein LOC118408043, coding for MEINQIENNRGLTRNTQRAFRALKQWRKKSGHGPLHYLPQLVGALKNMEELSLDGDVTAFLQEYRHNLPQVTVSPEEHMDIQGVFKWSLPHEGKFYCQNSDLHVITPYPLYVTSRSWSAEPWKYESDWVPVGPLVHFQFRSDDATEPLEIDQSDQSDYSDQSDQSDQSDRSDQLDRSDQLDQLDQSDQLDLWSAEPWRYGSDWVPAGPLFHFQFRADDATEPVEIDFPHIVELTGTEALKLNHITFNSSQL